The genome window TCGAAGAGCTTGAGACGGTGTTCGCGTCCCTCGGCCTCACGCGCGCCGACGTGCCGGTGATCGTCGCGGGCGGCATCAACAGTCATGAGGCGGTGCGCGCGTGGCTCGCGGCGGGCGCGAACGGCGTGCAGATCGGCACACCCTTCGCCGTCACCGAGGAAGGGGACGCGCATCCCGAGTTCAAGCGCGTGCTCGTGGAGGCGACGCCCGAGGACATCGTCGAGTTCGTCAGCGTGACGGGCTTGCCGGCGCGGGCCGTCAAGACGCCGTGGCTCATGCGCTATCTGCGCAACGAAGAGCGCATCCGCACGAAAATCGGCGCGCGCAAGCAGACCTGCCCGACCGCGCTCGAATGTCTCAGTGCATGCGGCTTGCGCGATGGCATCGAGAAGTTCGGCCACTTCTGCATCGATACGCGGCTGGCGGCGGCGCTGCGCGGGGACGTGGGCAATGGCCTCTTCTTTCGCGGACGAGAGAAGCTGCCCTTCGGCGCGGCGATCCGCAGCGTGCGCGACCTCATCGAACTGCTGCTCACGGGAACGACAAAGCCGACGGTTGCGGCTTGCTGAACGCGCGCATCGCCTAGAGCACGGCGCATCAACGAAACGCGCTGTTTCGCGTGATGCGCCGCGCATGTGAAGTCGTCCTATGGGCCGCACGCTGAACGCGCCGTATTCTGCGTGCGGACGCAACGACTCGACGAAGGCAACGAAGCATGGCCAAGCGATTCCCTCTTCATCCGAAACACCCGGAGCGCAACTGCTGGGGCTGCGATCACTATTGCGCCTCCGACGCGCTGCGTTGCGGCAACGGATCGAGCCGCACGCAACATCCCGCCGAACTTCTCGGCGATGACTGGTACACGTTCGGCGA of Caballeronia sp. Lep1P3 contains these proteins:
- a CDS encoding DUF3079 domain-containing protein, which encodes MAKRFPLHPKHPERNCWGCDHYCASDALRCGNGSSRTQHPAELLGDDWYTFGDWNLDVPENATSTEPAQGRR